In Phaeobacter porticola, one DNA window encodes the following:
- the tuf gene encoding elongation factor Tu, giving the protein MAKEKFERTKPHVNIGTIGHVDHGKTTLTAAITKYFGDFKAYDQIDGAPEEKARGITISTAHVEYETEGRHYAHVDCPGHADYVKNMITGAAQMDGAILVVNAADGPMPQTREHILLGRQVGIPHMVVFMNKVDQVDDEELLELVEMEIRELLSSYDYPGDDIPIIAGSALAAMEGNKPEIGEEKIKELMAAVDEYIPTPARAVDQPFLMPVEDVFSISGRGTVVTGRVERGVINVGDSIEIVGIRDTKTTTCTGVEMFRKLLDRGEAGDNIGALLRGIDRDGVERGQVLCAPKSVNPHTKFEAEAYILTKEEGGRHTPFFANYRPQFYFRTTDVTGTVTLPEGTEMVMPGDNLKFDVELIAPIAMENGLRFAIREGGRTVGAGVVSKITE; this is encoded by the coding sequence ATGGCTAAGGAAAAGTTTGAACGTACAAAACCGCACGTCAACATCGGCACCATCGGCCACGTTGACCACGGCAAGACCACGCTGACCGCAGCGATCACCAAATATTTTGGTGACTTCAAAGCCTACGACCAGATCGACGGCGCACCCGAAGAAAAAGCCCGCGGCATCACCATTTCGACCGCGCACGTCGAGTATGAGACCGAAGGCCGTCACTACGCCCACGTCGACTGCCCCGGCCACGCTGACTATGTGAAGAACATGATCACCGGTGCGGCGCAGATGGACGGCGCGATCCTGGTTGTGAACGCAGCTGACGGCCCGATGCCGCAGACCCGCGAGCACATCCTGCTGGGCCGCCAGGTTGGCATCCCGCACATGGTTGTCTTCATGAACAAGGTTGACCAGGTCGACGACGAAGAGCTCCTGGAGCTGGTCGAAATGGAAATCCGCGAGCTGCTGTCGTCTTACGACTACCCCGGCGACGATATCCCGATCATCGCAGGCTCGGCTCTGGCCGCTATGGAAGGCAACAAGCCTGAAATCGGCGAAGAGAAGATCAAAGAGCTGATGGCAGCTGTTGATGAGTACATCCCGACCCCTGCACGTGCGGTTGACCAGCCGTTCCTGATGCCGGTTGAAGATGTGTTCTCGATCTCTGGCCGTGGTACGGTTGTTACGGGGCGTGTTGAGCGTGGCGTGATCAACGTTGGCGATTCGATCGAAATCGTTGGTATCCGCGACACCAAGACCACCACCTGCACCGGTGTTGAAATGTTCCGCAAGCTGCTGGACCGTGGTGAAGCCGGCGACAACATTGGCGCCCTGCTGCGCGGTATCGACCGTGACGGTGTTGAGCGTGGCCAGGTTCTGTGTGCCCCCAAGTCGGTGAACCCGCACACCAAGTTCGAAGCCGAGGCTTATATCCTGACCAAGGAAGAAGGCGGCCGTCACACGCCGTTCTTTGCGAACTACCGTCCGCAGTTCTACTTCCGGACCACCGACGTGACCGGCACCGTGACCCTTCCCGAGGGGACCGAGATGGTTATGCCCGGCGACAACCTGAAGTTCGACGTTGAACTGATCGCGCCGATCGCAATGGAAAACGGCCTGCGTTTCGCCATCCGCGAAGGCGGCCGCACCGTCGGCGCCGGCGTCGTGTCGAAAATCACTGAGTAA
- a CDS encoding lysophospholipid acyltransferase family protein: MSLRRKIADSPRVNRAIEAILAGYVRFAYRTSRWERRGFEEMDACVASGEPVIFVLWHQRLIMAPYLFDTSLGRICALTSAARAGRLAGQILVRLGFETIPMSSHKRHVALSREVLRRTKEGCSIGIAADGPRGPARTSSGVPITWARMTGCRVFTVAFAERKVIKLPTWDQQMLPLPFSRGVLLCQEWTDEVPKKPNDEQVETLRLSLEASLDEITDTADAAAGRDGKSPKTQAG, encoded by the coding sequence GTGAGCCTACGTAGAAAAATTGCAGATAGCCCTCGTGTGAACCGTGCCATTGAGGCGATTTTAGCCGGCTATGTGCGATTCGCCTATCGAACCTCACGCTGGGAGCGTCGCGGATTTGAGGAGATGGATGCCTGCGTCGCCTCAGGGGAACCCGTGATCTTCGTGCTCTGGCACCAGCGGCTGATCATGGCCCCCTATCTCTTCGACACTTCGCTGGGTCGCATCTGCGCCCTGACCTCCGCCGCGCGCGCCGGGCGGTTGGCCGGACAGATTCTGGTCCGCCTAGGATTTGAGACCATCCCGATGTCGAGCCACAAGCGCCACGTCGCCCTATCCCGCGAAGTGCTGCGCCGCACCAAGGAAGGGTGCTCGATCGGTATTGCCGCCGATGGCCCAAGAGGCCCGGCCCGGACGTCCTCTGGCGTGCCGATCACCTGGGCCCGGATGACCGGCTGCCGGGTGTTCACTGTCGCCTTTGCAGAGCGGAAGGTGATCAAATTGCCGACTTGGGACCAGCAGATGCTGCCCTTGCCGTTTTCGCGCGGCGTGCTGCTCTGTCAGGAGTGGACGGATGAGGTGCCGAAAAAGCCAAATGATGAGCAGGTTGAGACGCTGCGGCTGAGCCTGGAAGCCTCGTTGGATGAGATTACTGATACGGCAGATGCGGCGGCCGGGCGCGATGGTAAGAGTCCGAAGACGCAGGCAGGCTGA
- a CDS encoding tetratricopeptide repeat protein gives MTLAHTDQQATDLTQTTPIAGATQREAQVTPPLTMQISGRLSGRGRSQPQQGGVNLDPEVQEQLTALFQHGQYQQAATRCAELLKTRRKCAFLWELLGRCQLAQTALDEAATCLNKACELNPASSTTFAAMGDVYRRQNRPEDAIALYKKALSLDPACLPALNNLGNTLLDLDRIIEADQCFATAIDQAPDNAQLLYNRANIQRHLGNIGIARDLYGQAARFAPGFLEARYNLAQLTGQDGNQTEAIRHLDQILLARPADDRARALKLRMMAELCDWRWLDEYGDHRRHLGLRGSACAPQALLGLEDNPDLMRIRMQAHANAGLQSETSPQKPPAQTRPRRLKIGYFISASQDLDALRLLDSLLMRHDQNRFAVYVYSASTPRADVGHVHHRNIRGLSATTIKTQAVADELDIAVDLTSFGLEADTTVFSARIAPVQIAMPGFPGTMGTPAYDYMLGDTVTCPPGSERYYEEHLIRMPHSYQSGTGFQDLSGHQFSRHDCGLPDDAFVFCSFAASHAVTPKEFDIWMRLLAKTEGSVLWLPDYPEQAQAALCLAAEDRKVSADRIVFATAATGEERMARCMVADLFLDTMTMNAGPAARDALCAGLPVLSVAGRQFAARTSASLLTAAGLKELLATTVQEYEAHALELTRDRDQLMALRAKLRMMQAKAPLFDTARYIRDLERGFDLVFDRHCKGLMPQHVDVPTEDGLLLSAGERLAVAAPTSAPVHAA, from the coding sequence ATGACCCTCGCACATACAGACCAACAGGCCACTGACCTGACCCAAACCACCCCGATTGCGGGGGCCACTCAGCGCGAAGCGCAGGTTACCCCACCGCTCACCATGCAAATTTCCGGGAGACTTTCCGGTCGTGGACGCAGTCAGCCACAGCAAGGGGGTGTTAATCTGGACCCAGAAGTACAAGAGCAGCTGACGGCGTTGTTTCAGCACGGGCAATATCAGCAGGCAGCGACCCGCTGCGCTGAACTGCTAAAAACCCGCCGAAAATGCGCTTTCCTATGGGAGCTCTTGGGCCGCTGCCAGCTGGCGCAAACCGCCCTGGACGAAGCGGCAACCTGTCTCAACAAGGCCTGCGAACTGAACCCCGCCTCCTCTACCACCTTTGCAGCGATGGGCGATGTCTACCGCCGCCAAAACCGGCCAGAGGATGCGATTGCCCTATACAAAAAGGCGCTGTCGCTCGATCCGGCATGCTTGCCTGCGCTGAACAACCTTGGCAACACGCTGCTGGATCTGGACCGTATCATTGAAGCAGACCAGTGTTTTGCCACCGCCATTGACCAGGCACCCGACAATGCGCAGTTGCTCTACAACCGCGCCAATATCCAGCGTCATCTTGGTAATATAGGCATTGCGCGTGATCTTTACGGTCAGGCAGCGCGGTTTGCACCGGGTTTCCTAGAGGCCCGTTATAATCTAGCACAGCTGACCGGTCAGGACGGCAATCAGACAGAGGCGATCCGCCATTTAGATCAGATCCTGCTCGCGCGCCCCGCTGATGACCGCGCTCGCGCATTGAAGTTGCGGATGATGGCCGAACTGTGTGACTGGCGCTGGCTGGACGAATACGGCGACCATCGTCGCCATCTCGGTCTTCGAGGATCCGCCTGCGCACCACAGGCGCTGCTTGGGTTGGAGGATAACCCCGATCTGATGCGGATCCGTATGCAGGCCCACGCAAACGCAGGTCTTCAGTCTGAAACAAGCCCGCAGAAGCCACCCGCGCAAACGCGCCCCCGGCGGCTGAAGATAGGGTATTTCATTAGCGCATCTCAAGATCTGGATGCGTTGCGACTGCTCGATAGCCTGCTAATGCGACACGATCAGAACAGATTTGCAGTCTATGTCTATTCGGCCAGCACTCCGCGTGCCGATGTGGGTCACGTGCATCATCGCAACATTCGTGGCCTCTCTGCCACCACGATCAAGACGCAAGCAGTCGCGGACGAGCTGGACATCGCCGTAGATCTCACCAGTTTTGGCCTAGAGGCCGATACGACTGTGTTCTCTGCCCGCATCGCGCCTGTGCAGATTGCGATGCCAGGGTTCCCCGGCACCATGGGGACCCCAGCCTATGACTATATGCTTGGCGATACGGTGACCTGCCCCCCTGGCAGCGAACGCTACTACGAAGAACACCTGATTCGCATGCCACACAGCTATCAAAGCGGTACCGGCTTCCAAGATCTTTCGGGTCATCAGTTCAGCCGCCACGATTGCGGCCTACCAGATGACGCCTTTGTCTTTTGCAGCTTTGCTGCGAGCCACGCTGTCACGCCGAAGGAATTCGACATCTGGATGCGCCTTCTGGCCAAGACCGAGGGTAGCGTTCTATGGTTGCCTGACTACCCCGAACAAGCCCAGGCTGCTCTCTGTCTGGCTGCAGAAGATCGCAAAGTCTCCGCCGACCGCATTGTCTTTGCGACGGCAGCTACGGGCGAAGAGCGCATGGCCCGTTGCATGGTTGCGGATCTGTTCCTCGACACGATGACGATGAACGCAGGTCCTGCAGCACGCGACGCGCTTTGTGCAGGGCTACCAGTCCTGTCGGTTGCAGGCCGTCAATTCGCAGCCCGCACCAGCGCCAGCCTGCTGACTGCCGCAGGGCTGAAAGAGTTGCTGGCCACAACGGTGCAAGAGTACGAGGCCCACGCGCTGGAGTTAACGCGTGATCGCGATCAGTTGATGGCATTGCGCGCCAAGCTGCGAATGATGCAGGCCAAGGCACCGTTGTTCGACACCGCTAGATATATCCGCGATTTGGAACGTGGCTTTGATCTGGTGTTTGATCGCCACTGTAAGGGATTGATGCCCCAACATGTGGATGTACCAACAGAGGACGGCCTGCTGCTCTCTGCCGGTGAAAGGCTTGCCGTTGCCGCGCCGACCAGCGCTCCAGTTCACGCCGCCTGA
- the secE gene encoding preprotein translocase subunit SecE, with product MATINPVQFIQQVRAEVSKVVWPTRREVLLTTVMVFVMAALTAVFFAIVDILIRFGLEGIWGMFG from the coding sequence ATGGCCACTATTAACCCCGTCCAGTTCATCCAGCAGGTTCGCGCCGAAGTCTCCAAGGTCGTCTGGCCGACCCGCCGTGAGGTGCTGCTGACCACCGTTATGGTGTTCGTTATGGCGGCGCTGACGGCTGTGTTTTTTGCCATCGTAGATATCCTGATCCGCTTCGGCCTTGAGGGCATCTGGGGCATGTTCGGCTGA
- the nusG gene encoding transcription termination/antitermination protein NusG, producing MAKRWYSVSVLSNFEKKIAEQIRTSVAEQGLEDEIDEVLVPTEEVIEIRRGKKVSTERRFMPGYVLVHMEMSDRGYHLISSINRVTGFLGPQGRPMPMRDAEVQGILGRVQEGEEAPRTLISYEVGERVKVNDGPFEDFDGMVEGVDDDNQKLKVTVSIFGRETPVELDFTQVTKQG from the coding sequence ATGGCGAAACGGTGGTATTCGGTCAGCGTTCTTTCGAACTTCGAAAAGAAAATCGCAGAGCAGATCCGCACGTCGGTCGCAGAACAGGGCCTTGAAGACGAGATCGACGAAGTTCTGGTCCCCACCGAAGAGGTGATTGAAATTAGGCGCGGCAAGAAAGTCTCGACCGAGCGTCGCTTCATGCCCGGTTACGTGCTGGTGCATATGGAAATGTCCGACCGCGGCTATCACCTGATCTCCTCTATCAATCGCGTGACTGGCTTCCTCGGCCCGCAAGGCCGCCCGATGCCGATGCGCGACGCCGAGGTGCAGGGCATCCTTGGCCGCGTCCAAGAAGGCGAAGAGGCACCGCGCACGCTGATCTCTTACGAGGTTGGGGAGCGCGTCAAAGTCAACGACGGTCCGTTCGAGGATTTCGACGGCATGGTCGAAGGTGTCGACGACGACAATCAAAAGCTCAAAGTTACCGTGTCCATCTTTGGCCGCGAAACTCCGGTGGAGCTGGACTTCACCCAGGTGACCAAGCAGGGCTGA